A region of Clostridiisalibacter paucivorans DSM 22131 DNA encodes the following proteins:
- a CDS encoding S8 family serine peptidase: MASAIQWVIDTKDVYNTKILNLSLGSPANSSYRSDPLAKAVDEAIKSGITVVVAAGNSGPAKKTILCPGNSPHAITIGAVDDKRTPEVSDDSIASFSSRGPTKEGIRKPDLVAPGVDIVSTSNKNTKSYIALSGTSMATPIVSGTCALLYERDDSLTPREVKYLLKSSCISLNDRQENQGAGILNLKNLFDKDISHIPPQSPNPSEQYEIQSSNFIPYILLFLLLSKKI, encoded by the coding sequence ATAGCTTCTGCTATACAATGGGTAATAGATACAAAAGACGTCTATAATACTAAAATTTTAAATTTATCTTTAGGAAGTCCAGCTAATAGTTCCTATAGGTCCGATCCTTTGGCTAAAGCCGTAGATGAAGCAATAAAATCCGGTATCACCGTAGTAGTGGCTGCTGGAAATAGTGGACCTGCAAAAAAAACTATATTATGTCCAGGGAATAGTCCCCATGCTATAACTATAGGTGCTGTAGATGATAAGCGTACTCCAGAAGTATCTGATGATTCAATAGCTTCTTTTTCCAGTAGAGGCCCTACCAAAGAAGGTATTAGAAAACCAGATTTAGTTGCACCTGGAGTAGATATAGTATCCACATCCAATAAAAATACTAAAAGTTATATCGCGCTAAGCGGTACATCCATGGCTACACCTATAGTATCAGGCACATGTGCATTATTATATGAAAGAGATGATTCCCTTACACCAAGGGAAGTAAAATATTTACTGAAAAGCTCTTGCATATCATTAAATGACAGACAAGAAAATCAAGGAGCAGGGATTTTAAACTTAAAAAATTTATTTGATAAGGATATAAGCCATATTCCACCTCAAAGTCCTAATCCAAGTGAACAATATGAAATTCAATCTAGTAATTTTATCCCTTATATTTTATTATTCCTTCTCCTTAGCAAAAAGATATAA